A stretch of Leisingera sp. S132 DNA encodes these proteins:
- the dnaE gene encoding DNA polymerase III subunit alpha, protein MTSSPRFIHLRTHTEYSLLEGAVRLKKLPDLCKKHEMPAIAVTDTNNLFSALEFSVSASGAGVQPIIGCQVDLRFTEPAPGERPKPPAPLVLLAQSEAGYEHLMKLNSCLYLRQGGELPHVTLEELEENAGDVICLSGGPDGPVGRLLQMGQRPAAEALMQRLKGIFPNRLYVELQRHPGEHGQPEAEKQTERGHVEMAYAMDLPLVATNDVYFPNTEMFEAHDAMICIAEGAYVDQVEPRRRLTAQHYFKSQEEMVALFADLPEAIENTVEIARRCAFMAYRRDPILPKFADDEVAELRRIANEGLQQRLAVIPHAVSVEEYQERLDFELGIIEGMGFPGYFLIVADFIQWAKDHDIPVGPGRGSGAGSLVAYALTITDLDPLRYSLLFERFLNPERVSMPDFDIDFCMDRREEVIKYVQEKYGRDKVGQIITFGALLSKAAVRDMGRVLQMPYGQVDRLSKLIPVEGVKPMSIADALKEEPRLSEEARNEPVVDRLLTYGQQVEGLLRSAGTHAAGVVIGDRPLDALVPLYRDPRSDMPATQFNMKWVEQAGLVKFDFLGLKTLTVIQNAMDLVFQSGRDLHIAADGTQLYEPPEGAENQINAIPLDDKVTYDLYSRAKTVAVFQVESTGMMDALKRMKPTCIEDIVALVALYRPGPMENIPVYCEVKNGQREITSVHPLIDHILEETQGIIVYQEQVMQIAQVMANYTLGGADLLRRAMGKKIKEAMDAERPKFEKGAAENGVEKKKASEVFDLLEKFANYGFNKSHAAAYAVVSYQTGWLKANHPVEFMAGVMNCDIHLTDKLAIYFEEVKKGLGLKYVPPCINRSLATFNVVNGELVYALGALKNVGLDVMRLVAEARKEGEYEKPFVNVFDFARRVNLKKVGKRPLEMLARAGAFDQLDSNRRRVFESLGALVDYSAAVHDQRNSSQVSLFGEAGEDLPEPRLPSVPDWLPAERLSEEFKAIGFYLSGHPLDDYMPALKRKKVMTLDEVTAKAERGPFMAKMGGVVAGRQERKSARGNRFAFAQLSDPSGAYEVTLFSEVLEKSREFLETGAKVVITAEATMESDQLKLLVRSVGPVDSAIADAGRSSLRVYLSDAAAVGTVAQVLEDAKAAARNASRGEVYMYLQDPGLPGDVEMDLGQPFPINPQIKGALKSLDGVMDVEEI, encoded by the coding sequence ATGACAAGCTCTCCCCGATTCATTCACCTGCGCACCCATACCGAATACTCGCTGCTGGAAGGCGCCGTGCGGCTGAAAAAGCTGCCGGACCTGTGCAAGAAGCACGAGATGCCCGCGATTGCGGTGACGGACACCAACAACCTGTTCTCGGCACTGGAGTTTTCGGTGTCGGCAAGCGGCGCCGGGGTGCAGCCGATCATCGGCTGCCAGGTGGATCTGCGGTTCACCGAACCGGCGCCGGGGGAGCGGCCCAAACCGCCCGCGCCGCTGGTGCTGCTGGCGCAGAGCGAGGCGGGCTATGAGCATCTGATGAAGCTGAACTCCTGCCTGTATCTGCGGCAGGGGGGCGAGCTTCCGCATGTGACGCTGGAGGAGCTGGAAGAGAACGCGGGCGACGTGATCTGCCTCAGCGGCGGGCCGGACGGGCCGGTGGGGCGGCTGCTGCAAATGGGCCAGCGCCCGGCAGCGGAGGCGCTGATGCAGCGGCTGAAGGGCATCTTCCCGAACCGCCTGTATGTGGAGCTGCAGCGCCATCCGGGCGAACACGGCCAGCCGGAGGCGGAGAAGCAGACCGAGCGCGGCCATGTGGAGATGGCCTATGCCATGGACTTGCCGCTGGTCGCCACCAATGACGTCTACTTCCCCAACACGGAGATGTTCGAGGCGCATGACGCGATGATCTGTATCGCCGAGGGCGCCTATGTCGATCAGGTGGAGCCGCGCCGGCGGCTGACCGCGCAGCATTACTTCAAGAGCCAGGAGGAGATGGTTGCGCTGTTTGCCGACCTGCCCGAGGCGATTGAAAACACGGTGGAGATCGCCAGGCGCTGCGCCTTCATGGCCTACCGGCGGGACCCGATCCTGCCGAAGTTTGCCGATGACGAGGTCGCCGAACTGCGCCGCATCGCCAACGAGGGGTTGCAGCAGCGGCTGGCGGTGATCCCGCATGCGGTGAGCGTCGAGGAATACCAGGAACGGCTCGATTTCGAGCTGGGCATCATCGAGGGGATGGGCTTCCCGGGCTACTTCCTGATCGTTGCCGACTTTATCCAATGGGCCAAGGACCACGACATTCCGGTGGGGCCGGGGCGGGGCTCCGGTGCGGGTTCGCTGGTGGCCTATGCGCTGACGATTACCGACCTTGACCCGTTGCGCTACAGCTTGCTGTTCGAACGCTTCCTGAACCCGGAACGGGTGTCGATGCCCGACTTCGACATCGACTTCTGCATGGACCGCCGGGAAGAGGTGATCAAATACGTGCAGGAGAAATATGGCCGCGACAAGGTAGGGCAGATCATCACCTTTGGCGCGCTTCTGTCCAAGGCGGCGGTGCGCGACATGGGGCGGGTGCTGCAGATGCCCTATGGCCAAGTGGACCGGCTCTCCAAGCTGATCCCGGTCGAAGGCGTGAAGCCGATGTCCATCGCCGACGCGCTGAAGGAAGAGCCGCGGCTGAGCGAGGAAGCCCGCAATGAGCCGGTGGTGGACCGGCTGCTGACCTATGGCCAGCAGGTGGAGGGGCTGTTGCGCTCTGCCGGCACCCACGCGGCGGGTGTGGTGATCGGGGATAGGCCGCTGGATGCGCTGGTGCCGCTCTACCGCGATCCGCGTTCCGACATGCCGGCAACCCAGTTCAACATGAAATGGGTGGAGCAGGCGGGGCTGGTCAAGTTCGACTTCCTGGGCCTCAAGACCCTGACCGTCATTCAGAACGCGATGGACCTGGTTTTTCAGTCGGGCCGCGACCTGCATATCGCCGCCGATGGCACCCAGCTTTATGAGCCGCCGGAGGGGGCGGAGAACCAGATCAACGCCATTCCGCTGGACGACAAGGTCACATACGATCTGTATTCCCGTGCCAAGACGGTGGCGGTGTTCCAGGTGGAATCCACCGGCATGATGGATGCGCTGAAGCGCATGAAACCCACCTGTATCGAGGACATCGTGGCGCTGGTGGCGCTGTACCGTCCCGGCCCGATGGAAAACATCCCGGTCTATTGCGAGGTGAAGAACGGCCAGCGCGAGATCACCTCGGTCCATCCGCTGATCGACCACATCCTGGAGGAAACCCAGGGCATCATCGTCTATCAGGAGCAGGTGATGCAGATCGCCCAGGTGATGGCGAACTATACGCTGGGCGGCGCCGACCTTTTGCGCCGGGCGATGGGTAAGAAGATCAAGGAGGCGATGGACGCCGAGCGTCCGAAGTTTGAGAAGGGCGCGGCGGAGAACGGGGTCGAAAAGAAGAAGGCCAGCGAGGTTTTCGACCTGTTGGAGAAATTCGCCAACTACGGCTTCAACAAATCGCACGCTGCGGCCTATGCGGTGGTGTCGTATCAGACCGGCTGGCTGAAGGCGAACCACCCGGTGGAGTTCATGGCCGGCGTCATGAACTGCGATATCCATCTGACTGACAAGCTGGCGATCTACTTTGAGGAAGTGAAGAAGGGGCTGGGGCTGAAATATGTGCCGCCCTGCATCAACCGCTCGCTGGCGACCTTCAACGTGGTGAACGGGGAGCTGGTCTATGCGCTGGGCGCGCTGAAGAACGTCGGTCTGGATGTAATGCGGCTGGTGGCTGAAGCGCGCAAAGAGGGCGAGTACGAGAAGCCCTTTGTCAATGTCTTCGACTTTGCCCGCCGGGTGAACCTCAAGAAGGTCGGCAAGCGGCCCTTGGAGATGCTGGCGCGGGCAGGGGCCTTTGACCAGCTGGACAGCAACCGCCGCCGGGTGTTTGAGAGCCTGGGCGCGCTGGTGGATTACTCCGCCGCGGTGCATGACCAGCGGAATTCCAGCCAGGTGTCGCTGTTTGGCGAAGCGGGCGAGGACCTGCCGGAGCCGCGGCTGCCGTCGGTGCCGGACTGGCTGCCGGCCGAGCGTTTGTCTGAGGAATTCAAGGCGATCGGCTTTTACCTCTCGGGCCACCCGCTGGACGACTACATGCCCGCGCTGAAGCGCAAGAAGGTGATGACGCTGGACGAAGTGACAGCCAAGGCCGAGCGCGGGCCGTTCATGGCCAAGATGGGTGGCGTCGTTGCAGGCCGGCAGGAACGTAAATCCGCCCGCGGCAACCGCTTTGCCTTTGCCCAGCTGTCGGACCCGTCAGGCGCCTATGAGGTGACGCTGTTCTCCGAGGTGCTGGAGAAGAGCCGCGAGTTCCTGGAAACCGGCGCCAAGGTGGTGATCACCGCCGAGGCAACAATGGAGAGCGACCAGCTGAAGCTGCTGGTGCGTTCCGTCGGTCCGGTGGACAGCGCCATTGCCGACGCCGGGCGCAGTTCCCTGCGAGTCTACCTGAGCGATGCGGCGGCGGTCGGCACCGTGGCGCAGGTGCTGGAGGACGCCAAGGCGGCGGCCCGCAATGCGTCCCGCGGCGAGGTCTATATGTACCTGCAGGACCCTGGCCTGCCCGGCGATGTGGAGATGGACCTGGGCCAGCCCTTCCCGATCAACCCTCAGATCAAGGGCGCCCTGAAGTCCCTCGATGGGGTGATGGATGTGGAGGAGATTTAG
- a CDS encoding 2OG-Fe(II) oxygenase, which produces MSIPEVLCDRVFEAAEFVSADFCKQMIARAHELGFEEAMINTERGVEAIPDIRNNDRVVFDDPALASSFWWKVKPSFSASFNGAVAVGLNERFRLYRYHPGHFFDWHQDGEYRSAEGGVSRFTMMVYLNEGFEGGGTSFADVFSPFRFADFTIRPATGKALFFHHPLSHRGDPVLSGVKYALRTDVMFDAAG; this is translated from the coding sequence GTGAGCATTCCAGAAGTATTGTGTGACCGCGTTTTTGAAGCGGCTGAATTCGTATCTGCTGATTTCTGCAAGCAGATGATCGCTCGGGCTCATGAACTTGGGTTCGAAGAAGCGATGATCAACACTGAACGTGGTGTCGAGGCCATTCCGGATATCCGGAACAATGACCGGGTGGTCTTTGATGACCCAGCGCTTGCCAGTTCCTTTTGGTGGAAAGTTAAACCTTCCTTTTCCGCCTCATTCAATGGTGCGGTCGCTGTAGGGTTGAACGAGCGGTTTCGGTTGTACCGTTACCATCCCGGTCATTTTTTTGATTGGCATCAGGACGGCGAGTACCGCAGTGCTGAAGGCGGTGTCAGCCGTTTCACTATGATGGTGTACCTCAATGAAGGTTTCGAGGGAGGGGGCACAAGTTTTGCGGATGTGTTCTCACCTTTCCGCTTTGCAGATTTCACCATTCGGCCTGCAACCGGCAAGGCTCTGTTCTTTCATCATCCGTTGTCCCACAGGGGCGATCCAGTGCTGTCTGGCGTAAAGTACGCTTTGCGGACGGATGTGATGTTTGACGCCGCTGGGTAA
- a CDS encoding SlyX family protein, with amino-acid sequence MQHLEEQIAHLTRSVEEMSDVIARQQQEIDLLTRRVAMLMQREATREQDGGGGVVFADERPPHY; translated from the coding sequence ATGCAGCATCTGGAAGAGCAAATCGCCCATCTGACCCGCAGCGTGGAGGAGATGAGCGACGTGATCGCCCGTCAGCAGCAAGAGATTGACCTGCTAACCCGGCGCGTCGCCATGCTGATGCAGCGCGAAGCCACCCGGGAGCAGGACGGCGGCGGCGGCGTGGTCTTCGCCGACGAACGCCCGCCGCACTACTGA